One genomic region from Pigmentibacter ruber encodes:
- a CDS encoding ABC transporter permease codes for MITLFNVAIKSLLNRKTPFILSIASIALSVTLFLAVNVIRDGTKQSFSNTVSQADLIIGARGSGLQLLLYTIFHLGSATNNISWQSYESIKNMPNVEWTIPFSLGDSFHGFRVIATNENFYNHYHYLGDKKIELVSGSIPKNIYDTVIGSRVAEVEKLKVGDKVTLAHGITEQSIFKHDDSPFIITGIIKETNTPIDRALYITLEGMEAIHIDWKDGIPSHQKNTKEAIKKEDIQVTQITSMLLRADNRINTLSLMRSINDFKKEPLLAAIPGSILSQFWETISYAESAFQIILIFVILIGILGMMISIYTSLESRRREIAILRSIGTSYIAIVALLVMESFIICFFGCILGIFVSYISLYFLKPFILNKFGILISQNGLQNFDYIYILIIISFACLIGIIPALKAYRNSLTDGLSIKI; via the coding sequence ATGATAACTCTTTTTAATGTAGCTATAAAATCATTATTGAATAGAAAAACTCCTTTTATTCTTTCAATAGCATCTATAGCTTTAAGCGTAACATTATTTTTAGCCGTAAATGTTATAAGAGATGGAACTAAACAAAGCTTTTCAAACACAGTAAGCCAAGCAGATCTTATTATAGGCGCTCGAGGAAGTGGGCTTCAATTGTTACTTTATACTATATTTCATTTAGGAAGTGCAACTAATAATATATCTTGGCAATCTTATGAATCTATAAAAAATATGCCAAATGTTGAATGGACTATACCATTTTCTTTAGGTGATAGTTTTCATGGATTTAGAGTTATAGCTACAAATGAAAATTTTTATAATCACTATCATTATCTTGGTGATAAAAAAATTGAGCTAGTTTCAGGAAGTATTCCTAAAAATATTTATGATACCGTTATTGGATCACGAGTAGCAGAAGTAGAAAAATTAAAAGTTGGCGATAAAGTTACATTAGCGCATGGAATTACTGAGCAAAGTATTTTTAAACATGACGATAGTCCATTTATCATTACAGGGATCATTAAAGAAACAAATACTCCTATTGATAGAGCATTGTATATTACCCTTGAAGGTATGGAAGCAATTCATATTGATTGGAAAGATGGTATTCCTTCACACCAAAAAAATACAAAGGAAGCAATTAAGAAAGAAGACATTCAAGTCACTCAAATTACTTCTATGCTTTTAAGAGCAGATAATAGAATAAATACTCTTTCTTTAATGCGTTCAATTAATGATTTTAAAAAAGAACCCTTATTAGCAGCTATTCCAGGTAGCATCTTGAGTCAATTTTGGGAAACAATATCTTATGCAGAATCAGCATTTCAAATAATTTTGATATTTGTCATTTTGATAGGCATACTTGGTATGATGATTTCAATTTATACTTCGCTTGAAAGCAGAAGAAGAGAAATTGCTATTTTAAGATCAATTGGAACATCTTATATAGCTATTGTTGCTCTCTTAGTTATGGAATCATTTATTATCTGCTTTTTTGGTTGTATATTAGGAATATTTGTTAGCTATATTAGTTTGTATTTTCTAAAACCTTTTATCTTAAATAAATTTGGTATTCTTATAAGCCAAAATGGATTGCAAAATTTTGATTACATTTATATATTAATTATTATTTCTTTTGCTTGTTTAATAGGAATAATACCCGCTTTAAAAGCTTATAGAAATTCTTTAACCGATGGATTGAGTATTAAAATATGA
- a CDS encoding ABC transporter ATP-binding protein, whose amino-acid sequence MKNIIDINNLLFSYHKNQKVLDIPKLEIFEKDKIFLYGPSGCGKTTLLSILTGILAANEGSVKVLNHEFVGLKPSLRDQIRGTEMGYIFQLFNLIPYLTVLENILLPCKLNPLRRKNKTLSEIKEKCIEIAKNLNIAQILSKKATEISIGQQQRVAAARALLGDPKIIIADEPTSSLDEENRELFIQHLFEQCNTQNSSLIFVSHDINLKKLFSKQINLPELNKVKI is encoded by the coding sequence ATGAAAAATATAATTGATATAAATAATTTATTATTTTCATATCATAAAAATCAAAAAGTATTAGATATTCCTAAACTTGAAATTTTTGAGAAAGATAAAATATTTCTATACGGTCCAAGCGGTTGTGGGAAAACTACTTTACTAAGTATTTTAACAGGTATTTTAGCAGCAAATGAAGGTTCTGTGAAAGTTCTCAATCATGAATTTGTTGGTTTAAAACCTTCTTTGCGTGATCAAATACGTGGAACTGAAATGGGATATATATTTCAACTTTTTAATTTAATACCTTATTTAACTGTATTAGAAAATATATTATTACCTTGTAAATTAAATCCTTTACGCAGAAAAAATAAAACACTTTCAGAGATAAAAGAGAAATGTATTGAAATAGCAAAAAATTTAAATATTGCTCAAATTCTTTCTAAAAAAGCAACTGAAATTTCAATTGGTCAACAACAGAGAGTTGCTGCTGCTAGAGCATTATTAGGTGATCCTAAAATCATTATAGCAGATGAGCCGACGAGTTCTTTGGATGAAGAGAACAGAGAATTATTTATTCAACATTTATTTGAACAATGTAATACTCAAAATAGTTCATTAATCTTCGTAAGCCATGATATTAATTTAAAAAAACTTTTTAGTAAACAAATAAATCTACCTGAATTAAATAAGGTAAAAATATGA
- a CDS encoding ZrgA family zinc uptake protein translates to MKNFSQHSMTFLLSTVFFLNAHAYKAHNHGTANIDVAIDGNQAKFNFEIPAASMYGFEHEAKNAKEKKLVAESKQKFENNINKIVILEDRLKCNFQIIKIDPFATEDEEDNSDDQKTLKSTKNKKHSAQHGDFKAEIIAKCEKPLSKSKLSFALKKFFPKIESMFIEGLSNEKQFSLHLKNEKGFLEL, encoded by the coding sequence ATGAAAAATTTCTCGCAGCATTCAATGACCTTCTTGTTATCAACCGTATTTTTCCTTAATGCCCATGCCTATAAAGCGCATAATCATGGAACAGCTAATATTGATGTTGCCATTGATGGTAATCAAGCAAAATTCAACTTTGAGATCCCAGCCGCTAGTATGTACGGTTTTGAACATGAAGCAAAGAATGCAAAAGAAAAAAAATTAGTTGCAGAAAGCAAACAAAAGTTTGAAAATAATATTAATAAAATCGTTATTTTAGAAGACAGACTCAAATGTAACTTCCAAATTATAAAGATTGACCCTTTTGCAACTGAAGATGAAGAAGATAATTCTGATGATCAAAAAACTTTAAAATCAACTAAAAATAAAAAACATTCTGCTCAACATGGGGATTTTAAAGCTGAAATTATTGCTAAATGTGAAAAACCTTTAAGTAAGTCTAAATTATCTTTTGCTCTAAAAAAGTTCTTTCCTAAAATAGAAAGCATGTTTATTGAAGGATTATCAAATGAAAAACAATTCTCATTACACTTAAAAAATGAGAAAGGCTTTTTAGAGTTATGA
- a CDS encoding Fur family transcriptional regulator, with translation MNDHCLQKEIQHTHSSHGDHCNGKSFKELAFEAMKENNLRITKSRLAVIQCLENSKVPLSPKSIFDSLLKDYNIKIDQVSVYRILEAFIQLKLIHQVFPSGDYLSCHTRCEENPNHIILNCIKCHKVMEVHLDIETISSILLSIQEKFQFEPINHMFQIDGNCEQCRK, from the coding sequence ATGAACGATCACTGTTTACAAAAAGAAATCCAGCATACTCATTCTAGCCATGGGGATCATTGCAATGGTAAGTCATTTAAGGAACTTGCTTTTGAGGCTATGAAAGAAAATAATTTACGGATTACAAAATCACGCCTTGCTGTTATTCAATGTTTGGAAAATTCAAAAGTCCCTTTATCGCCCAAAAGTATATTTGATTCTTTATTAAAAGATTATAATATTAAAATAGATCAAGTTTCTGTATATAGGATATTGGAAGCATTTATCCAATTAAAACTAATACACCAGGTTTTTCCTTCAGGGGATTATTTGTCTTGTCATACTCGATGCGAAGAAAATCCTAACCATATCATTCTAAATTGTATTAAATGTCATAAGGTAATGGAAGTGCATTTAGATATCGAAACTATTTCAAGCATTTTGTTGAGTATTCAGGAAAAATTCCAATTTGAACCTATAAATCATATGTTTCAAATTGATGGGAATTGTGAACAATGTCGGAAATAG
- a CDS encoding MnmC family methyltransferase, with protein sequence MSEIDQGNKYELTQTMHGDFTFKHLQTSEILHGQVGPRQEAERLYVEQSGIRETPQSHYVVYDIGMGCGAQLFAMYDAFLANKSISKLTIVSFDLEKEGLRLLLENIQYFPYLKENIALINLLLKTDHLHYSVSNIKEFEWIFLSGDFNKLSDNDLNFLPSADVICYDFFSPAKHPHLWTYSNFKKLFAKSNLNSVLITYSSATAVRAALLAAGYFVGFGAISGKKAKSTVATRKLENLLEPLPVAWKNTFAASCAKFSKQETDKNIIQQKINSHPQW encoded by the coding sequence ATGTCGGAAATAGATCAAGGTAACAAATACGAACTTACGCAAACAATGCATGGTGATTTTACATTTAAGCATTTACAGACAAGTGAAATTTTACATGGGCAAGTTGGACCAAGACAAGAAGCAGAGCGCTTATATGTTGAACAATCAGGAATAAGAGAAACCCCTCAATCACATTATGTTGTATACGATATTGGGATGGGCTGTGGGGCTCAATTATTTGCTATGTATGATGCCTTTCTAGCAAATAAAAGTATTTCAAAATTAACAATTGTAAGCTTTGACTTGGAAAAAGAAGGACTTCGCCTATTATTGGAAAATATACAATATTTTCCTTATTTAAAGGAAAATATTGCACTCATAAATTTATTATTGAAAACAGATCATCTTCACTATTCTGTTTCAAATATAAAAGAATTTGAATGGATTTTTCTGAGCGGTGATTTTAATAAATTAAGTGATAATGATTTAAACTTTTTGCCTAGTGCAGATGTAATCTGTTACGATTTCTTTTCTCCAGCAAAACACCCACATTTGTGGACGTATAGTAATTTTAAGAAATTGTTTGCAAAATCTAATTTGAATTCCGTATTAATCACCTACTCATCAGCAACGGCTGTGCGTGCTGCTTTGCTTGCGGCAGGATATTTTGTCGGTTTTGGGGCTATTAGTGGAAAAAAAGCTAAATCTACTGTAGCTACTCGAAAATTGGAAAACTTGTTAGAACCTCTTCCCGTTGCATGGAAGAATACTTTTGCAGCTTCGTGCGCTAAATTTTCTAAGCAAGAAACTGATAAAAATATAATTCAACAAAAAATAAATTCACACCCCCAATGGTAA
- a CDS encoding DUF3015 family protein, whose translation MSIIHIAKSKLFILSWILYCVVSFQNVYAAGAAGCGLGSVIFSDNRWWKQVLAATTNNLTFTQTLGITTGTSNCNASGALTRYQEQKDYIVVNYVTLQKEAAQGNGETLKGLAIISGCEDNAYQDFATLLQTNYSEIFTSSNTDQIVESMNFKIKTNPSLVNKCLKGTI comes from the coding sequence ATGTCAATCATTCACATTGCTAAAAGTAAGCTATTTATTCTTAGCTGGATTTTATATTGCGTTGTGTCTTTTCAAAATGTTTATGCAGCTGGTGCTGCAGGTTGCGGATTAGGATCGGTTATTTTTTCCGACAATAGATGGTGGAAACAAGTTTTAGCTGCAACAACAAATAATTTAACTTTTACACAAACACTTGGAATAACAACCGGAACATCTAATTGCAATGCGAGCGGAGCTTTAACAAGGTACCAAGAACAAAAAGATTATATTGTTGTAAATTATGTAACACTGCAAAAAGAAGCTGCACAAGGAAACGGCGAAACATTGAAAGGTTTGGCTATTATCTCTGGTTGTGAGGATAATGCTTATCAAGATTTTGCTACATTACTACAAACTAATTATAGTGAGATATTTACATCAAGTAATACTGATCAAATTGTTGAGAGTATGAATTTTAAAATCAAAACAAATCCATCTCTAGTAAATAAATGTTTAAAAGGCACCATATAG
- a CDS encoding HU family DNA-binding protein: MVKSELIEILSSKADVTSPQAEELINMFFDTISEALTEDGRVEIRGFGAFTVRKYKSYDGRNPKTGEKIEVPEKKLPFWKTGLELRQRVDGLG; this comes from the coding sequence ATGGTAAAAAGCGAACTAATCGAAATTCTTTCTTCTAAGGCGGATGTTACCTCTCCACAGGCGGAAGAATTGATCAATATGTTTTTTGATACAATTTCAGAAGCATTAACTGAGGACGGGCGTGTAGAAATCCGTGGATTTGGAGCATTTACTGTGCGTAAATATAAGTCCTATGATGGACGTAATCCAAAAACTGGAGAAAAGATCGAAGTACCAGAGAAAAAACTTCCTTTCTGGAAAACTGGTCTTGAACTTCGCCAACGTGTGGATGGTTTAGGTTGA
- a CDS encoding mandelate racemase/muconate lactonizing enzyme family protein, whose product MKIVDVKIGKIKVPLKRPFKTALRTVYFAEDIIVKLITQSGLIGFGSAAPTVAITGDSQDSIYHTLKNVLLPRVIGQEIASIESIMSKIHVSLVHNTSALSALDMAIYDLYAQSLNLPLYKLLGGFRNLTFTSVTISANSSDVMVADALVALEDGFSDLKLKLGLDTNFDFDRVSNVRSAVGNKIKISLDANQAWGAKEAVRLIQKIENAGLNIDFVEQPVLASRIDDLKFVTQHVMTPILADESVFTPFDAFKICAKKAADMINIKLAKAGGIYQAQKILNIAEAVGMECIMGCMLESQVAVTAAAHLAAAKKTIVRCDLDSPALLAENPVVGGVTLDGNILSLSENAAGLGIKDILNVEYF is encoded by the coding sequence TTGAAAATTGTTGATGTCAAAATCGGCAAAATAAAAGTCCCTTTAAAAAGGCCATTCAAAACGGCTTTAAGAACTGTTTATTTTGCTGAAGACATCATTGTGAAACTTATCACTCAGTCTGGCTTGATTGGCTTTGGCAGTGCCGCACCTACTGTAGCTATTACAGGTGACTCTCAAGATTCTATTTACCATACCTTAAAAAATGTTTTATTACCAAGGGTTATTGGACAAGAAATTGCTAGTATTGAAAGCATAATGTCTAAAATTCATGTTTCTTTGGTACATAATACATCAGCCTTATCTGCTCTAGATATGGCAATTTATGACTTGTATGCACAATCTTTAAATTTACCTTTATATAAACTACTAGGTGGTTTTCGTAATTTAACATTTACTTCCGTAACTATAAGTGCAAACTCTTCTGATGTTATGGTTGCCGACGCATTAGTTGCTTTAGAAGATGGTTTTTCTGATTTAAAATTAAAATTAGGTTTAGACACTAATTTTGATTTTGATAGGGTAAGTAATGTACGCTCCGCTGTTGGAAATAAAATAAAAATAAGTCTCGATGCCAATCAAGCTTGGGGTGCTAAAGAAGCTGTACGTCTTATTCAAAAAATAGAAAATGCAGGACTTAATATTGATTTTGTTGAGCAACCTGTTTTAGCTAGCAGAATTGATGACCTAAAATTCGTAACACAGCATGTAATGACACCTATTTTGGCTGATGAATCGGTTTTTACTCCCTTCGACGCATTTAAAATATGTGCTAAAAAAGCAGCTGATATGATTAATATTAAATTGGCTAAAGCTGGCGGAATTTATCAAGCACAAAAAATATTAAATATTGCTGAGGCAGTAGGAATGGAATGTATAATGGGTTGCATGCTAGAAAGCCAAGTTGCAGTAACAGCAGCTGCGCATTTAGCGGCTGCTAAAAAAACGATTGTTCGTTGCGATTTAGATTCTCCAGCATTGTTAGCTGAAAATCCGGTGGTTGGTGGTGTTACACTAGATGGCAACATCTTATCATTGAGTGAAAATGCTGCTGGGCTTGGCATTAAAGATATTTTAAATGTTGAGTATTTTTAA